Genomic window (Oscillospiraceae bacterium):
TCATGTGTAGCACGGAGATGATCGACATTCGGAGCGTTGTGGTCATAATCCATAAAAAATGCACTCATATCCAGACTCGCGATGTAATCGCACATATTTTTCTCACCTTTGCCGCTGCCGGAAAATCCGAGATTTATAAAATCACAGTCCAGCATACGGGAAAGTATCGCCTGATACGCATTTCCTGGTCTTGAAGCGCATCCGCCCTGAGTAATGGAAGAGCCGTAATATACCACCGGTTTATCATATTTATACTTCTTTCCCTCTCCGACAAAGGAGCCTTCACGCACTCCGATATACAATTCCCGCACTCCGTTGTAAAGCGGGAAATTAATTGTTACATACTTTTTACCTACCGGAAGGTATATTATTCTGTCATACTCCTTGTCAAAAGATGTGGGCGGAACAAATGTTCTGTAATACTCACTTCCGTTGTCACCGTCTATGTACAAATCAAAGCCGGTATTACCAGTGGAAGGCATATGCGCCATTGCAAGACACGAACCTACATATTTGATTGCGATATAATTTGAATCAGTGGAAAACCTTATACGTCCGCCGGCAGTCTGACAACTGAGATGTGCAACACCGTCACTGACACTTTTGGCAATCTCGGAAGGCATGCGTCTGTAATAAACATTGTCATGCGGATTGTAAAGGCCGTAAATATCGAAAGCCGAATCATGCGAATTGTACCACACAATATCCTTTTCGTCCAATGTCGACTGTAACTTAAAATTCTTATCAATTTCAGCTATATCCATTATTCAGCACCTCATATCATATCTTATCTTCACAAAATCTGCGAAGGTTCGCAAGACCGATCCGGATTCCTTCAATGTTGTCCTCTTTACCCTCAAATTCAATAGAAAAGCCTTTATCGTATCCCGCTTTTTTTAATATATTTATACACTGACGTACAGGCACTGCACCGTGACCGATGATAGCACCTTTGAGATAGTTGCCCGCACGTGACATAAACCATCCCTCACCCGGGTTATCCAGGTACCCCTCTTTGAAATAGAAATCTTTCGCATGTGCATATTTTGCGTAGGGAGCAAGAATCCCCACCGCTTTGGCAGGGTCCTGATCCGCACACATAAAGTTACCTATATCTACAAGTGCACCGAAATTCGGGCTATCCACCTCATTTATTAATTTTTCAACACGCTCGGCATCCTGAGCAAACTGGCCGTGGTTTTCTATGCAGGTTTCAATCCCCTTTTGCTCGGCATATTTTGTAACCTCGCGACATCCCTCTGCAAGACGCGGAATCGCGCAGTCAAAGCTTCTTCCGGTTTTGACACTTACAGGATATGCATGGCCAGGATCGTGGCGCATAAGCTTGACACCGAAGGCTTCCGCAATGTCGACACATTTTTTTACACGTTCAATTTCGTCCTTCAAAACACCATTCGAGCCGTTGAGGAAATCTGCCGCAAAGCAAACGTTATTGATTGCAAGTCCAAGTTCTCCGCAAAGTTCTCTCGCCCGCTGAGCAATCCCCATAACATTTTCAGTATCGGGGCTGTAACCTGTAAAATCAATGCCGTCAAAGCCCAGTTCTTTTGTTTTTCTTATAATTCCTTCCAGTCCGAGCTTATCTTCGGCTCTGTATGTACCGTAGCTGTAAATACTTACTGAATACTGCATAACACACCTCGTTCTATTATAGTTTTATTATAGTTTTGTTATAGCTTGATTTGTAACAAGTCAATGAAAAAGTCAACTACTTCATTCTGAAAATGTCAGTAGAAAACTCGCGATTTTCAAAATCAAACAACTCACTTACCGTTACAAGGCGCCAGCCGTTGTCACAAAACCAGTCTATCAACTCCAGCGCAGCTTCTCCGGAAGCTTCATATATATCATGCATAAGCACAACGTATCCCGAACGCGCTTTTTCTTTCACATGCTGAGAAAGTGCCGCCGGGTCTTTGACCTTCCAGTCCTCGGGGTCTACGCACCACTCTACATGAAAAAGCCCCAATTCTTCCATTATATCAAGGCGTTCGTCACCGTATGGCGGACGAAACACCTTCGGATATACACCCGTTTTTTCATACACAATGTTCTGAGTCTTGGTAACACTCGCCAAAGCGTCTGCACGGGAAAGCTCATTGAGTTTTTCATGACGCCAGGAATGGTTACCTATCTCACAGCCGCTTTTGAGTATTTCATTAAGTATTACGCCGTTATCGGGACATTCGAAACCCAGAACGAAAAACGTTGCTTTGGCACGTCGTTCTTTCAGTTTAGATAAAATCTTACGTGTAATATCGGGACGGTGCGGGCCATCGTCAAAAGTGAGAGCTATAACCTTTTCACCCTCTGCGGCGGGAGTGTACACCGGCGGTACATACGGAAGATTTATACTATTGTCATATTCGGAAAGCAATATTACGGTTTCGCTTCCGTCAGCATACAGTGTTATACTTTTATCGTCAAGGTAAAAAGGCACTTCTCCGTAAAGGTCAAACAAATCGGGGGCAACAACCGACAGAAAAAGCGGTTCACGGCTTGCAGAATAATTGAAGCTTAAAGTATTGCCGTTTTTGTCACGCATAACGATACTGTAAAACGACTGATCGAAATAAGCATTCACCGGCAGCAGTTCTTTTCCGGATTCAACTATCTCAGATGCAACAGCTTTATTTATTTCACCATTTTCCGGAAAAAGCGGATAGTGACGAATCAAGTCATTATTGATAACCGTTTTTATTCTGCAAAATTCATTCAGTGCCGTAATTTTAACAATCGGTTGCGGAAGAGACAGAGCAAAAATTCCGGTTTTCTCCGCTGTATTTTCACCGTTATTTTTCGGTTTGCCGCATGTAAACGCCGTCACGCAGACAATTAACACGAAAAAAACGGCGGCAAAAAGCTTTACCGAGGTTTTAAGTTTCCTCTTTTTACTTCTTTTTGCAGCCATTTTGATCTCTCCTTTATTGGGAAGCCTGAGCAGCCTTGATCATAATAGCACACTCAACGCGCTTTCTCTCAAGCTCACAACCCATTTTATAAGGAATTTTTATATTCTTGTTGAATTTGCTGTTGTTTGCCGCGCATCCGCCTCCGCAGAAGTACTTTGCCCAGCATTTGTCACATTCGGGGTTTGAATCGATGGTAGACAGTGCAAAAGTCTTCTGAATATCATAATTATATTCTTCATCGAAAATACTGCCTATTTTAAAGCTTGTATCTCCGACAAACTGATGACAGGGGTAAATATCTCCGTTAGGAGTAACCGCCACATATTCACTTCCGGAGCCGCAACCCTTACAACGCTTATAAACGCACGGACCGTTTTCCAAATCAATCATAAAGTGGAAGAAATTAAAGTGCTTTCCGGATTTATCACGTTCGATTATAGCCTTTGCAAGCTTTTCATACTCCTCAAATATCACAGGAATATCCTCTTCGCGCAGAGCATATTTATTGTCAGCCTCAAGAACTACGGGCTCTACGGATATTTCATCAAATCCGCAATCAGCAAGATGCAGAACGTCCTTTGAAAAGTCCAGATTGTCATGTGTGAACGTACCGCGCACATAATACGAACCTGTGGTACGCTTTTCCACCAGCTTTTTATATTTGGGGAGAATCACGTCATACGAACCGCTTCCATCCTCAAACGGGCGCATTTTATCATTTACTTCTTTCCTTCCGTCAATGGAAAGTACCACATTGTGCATTTCGGCATTGATGAAATCGATTGCCTCATCATCCAGCAAAGCACCGTTTGTAGTCATGGTGAAGCGGATATGCTTACCGCGCTTTTTCTCCTCTTCTCTACCATATTTGACAAGCTGTTTAACCACTTCAAAATTCATAAGCGGCTCACCGCCGAAGAAGTCAAGCTCAAGATTTTTTATATGCAGAGATTTTTCCAGAAGAAAATCTATTGCCTTTTTGCCCACTTCAAGCGACATGAGGGAGCGGTCTCTGCCATAGTCACCTGCCGAAGCAAAGCAATACTCGCAACGCATGTTACAGTCGTGGGATATGTGCAGGCACATGGATTTAATCGGGATTTTTCCATGATACAGGTCTCCCACTTCAATTTTGGGGGCATACAGAAGTCCATTGTTCCAAAGCTCTAAAATATCAGAATAAGCTTCTTCTATTTCCTCTCGGCTGTACGGGAGACCGAAAAGCTCCTCGGGGCAGGCAGACTTCAAAGGCGGGCAAAGCTTGTCTACCATATCATATACCGCATCCCCTACAAGATGGATTCCGTTGGAGTTTGTGTCAATTACAATGTTGTAGCCGTTTAATTTATACTTATGTATCAGCATATTAACCTTTCAAGAAAAAAACGGGGACTCACACAGGAACCCCCGTTAACAAACTGCGTTTTTATTATTTGTTGTCTTTCTTTTCGCACTTCTGGTTTGCAACGGTGCAAGAGGTCTTGCAAGCGGACTGGCAAGAAGCCTGGCATTCGCCGCAGCCGGAGGTCTTAACGTTCTGAGCGTAAGTATTTTTGTTAAGAGTAACGATGTTTTTCATTGTCTATATATCTCCTTTTACAATTATTTTTTACCATTATAGCATAATATGCAAAAAAAATCAATAGAAAAAATAATTTTTGTCAGCATGTTTTTTAAAATACATCAGTTTTTTATTTTGGCGCATAGTATAAGGCAAAAAGGAGAGACGAAAATCGTCTCTCCTTTTTGATAATCAATCATCCGATTTTGTCTTTATTAATCTTTTTCCAGTCGGCAACCAGAATTTTCACGTTCTGTCCGCGAGCGAGCTTTTTATCTTTTTTATGAATGTAGCCGGCGTCTATCATTTCGGACAGTGCCTTTTTAACCTCATCCGGTGAAACATTGTTCTGAACGGAAAGTCTTTCCGCAGTACTCATGAACGTGGGGATTATACGCTTATTTTTTTGTGTACCGATAAATCTGAAATTTTCAACTATCATTTTGTAATACTTGTTTTTTGATTCCGGGAAAGGCAGTTCAACGCTTTTTGAAGCGGCGTCCTTGAGACGTGTGCTGAATGCCCCGCTTACACCGTATACGATTACTTTTTTACGCATTTTATTCTTCAGAAAATTTGCAACCGAAGAAAAATGTCCGTCGCCCGTGAAAATAATATGGGCATCAATATCGCTGTTATCGACGGCATTCTGATAAATGTGGTCCAGCATAATAAAATCGGTGTAGTCCTTTTTGTAATGTCCGTTGTTCTGAGTATCGATTATGGAGTTGGTAATTTTACGGATGTTTGAAATCTCATTTTTTAATTTTACGTTTGAAAAATCGGCAAAAAACACTATACTTCTGACATTGTAATTCTTCATTAAATCATCGTGCCATGCCTTGATGTCGGGACGGCTTTTGTGTATATTTTCCATGGAAATATACCAATGCTCAAAATCCACATAAGCATATGCTTTCGGAAGCGTGGTGCTTTTGTTTCCAAACAGTTTTTTGAGAATACTTATACTTATTCACCCCTTTCTTCGTTTTATATTTTACAATATATTTTTTTATCTGTAAATTCGTATTTGTAAATAAAAAGTAAATTGAGTAAAAAAGCTATTGTAATATGGTGCGTATGGCATTAAAATATGTATGATATACAATACCGTTGCCAAACCCAGAGCCTGTATTTTATATTTTTTGACAAATAAATTATAGATTTATCAACGGTTTTGTTATATAATCATGTTATGGCAAATCAATATATTTTCATTAAAGGAGATTAATCATGGCTGATAACGATATCCTCAACAAATTCAAATCAAACCAAGAAGAAAAGGTTGTTGACACTTCCAAAAAGCTCAAAGTCGGTATAATCGGTACAGGCTGGATTGCGGAAGCTCACATTTCCAGCTACAAAAAATGCCCCGACATTGAAATAGTTGCCGGTGCGGACCTTGTTCCCGGCAAAGCAGAAGCGTTCTTCAAAAAGCACGGTGTTGAAGGCGTACGTTGCTACAACAGTGACGTTGAAATGCTGGATGCCGAAAAGCTTGATGCAGTAAGCATTTGTACCTACAACTGCCAGCATGCTCCCTGTACAATCCACGCGCTGGAAAAGGGCGTTAACGTTCTTCTTGAAAAGCCCATGTGCGTTACACTTGATGAAGCTATCGAAATTATGAAAGCCGAAAAGAAGAGCGGTAAGATTCTCTCTATCGGTTTCCAGCCCCGCCTTGATGCAAACATGAAGAAAATCAAGGAAATTGTTGATTCCGGAGAGCTTGGTCAGATTTACTACATACAGACCGGTGGCGGTCGTCGCAGAGGTATCCCTACTCCTTTCGGTACTACATTTATCGAAAAGAGCACCGGCGGTATCGGTGCGTTGGGTGACATCGGATGCTATTCTCTGGACATGGTACTCAACGCTGTGGGTTATCCCAAGCCTCTCACCGTTTCCGGTTACAAATCTGCATTCTTCGGCACACAGCCCTCTTACTATCCCACTCATCCCGAGTATGCCGAAAAGTTCGGTGTTGACGACTTTGCGGCAGGCTTTGTACGTCTTGAAGGCGGCATAATTCTGGACTTCCGTATTTCCTGGGCGATGAACATGGACACCGCAGGCGACACTCTCATTCTGGGTACCAAGGGCGGTCTGAGAATCCCCTCCACCGAATGCTGGAACGGCTCTGTCGGCGGACCTATGAAGATCTACAAGGAAATTGCAGGCAGCCAGGTTGAAATTACCGTGCCCATCATCAACGATAACACATCTCTCTTTGATAAAAAGATACGTTCTTTCCTTGATGCCGTTAAAGAGGGTTCTCCCGCACCTATTCCTTCCAGCCAAATCGTTATCAACCAGGCAATTCTGGACGGTATCGTTCGTTCTTCCGAGCTGGGCAAGGAAATTGAAATTCAGATTCCCACATTATAATGGTGAAAAATATGAATTACGGTCTTCAGTTGTATTCCATACGTGATATAACTCCCAAAGATTTTGAAGGCGCACTGAAAAAGGTTTCCGAAATCGGATACAAAATGGTAGAGCCCGCGGGATTTTTCGGTCATGATGCAA
Coding sequences:
- a CDS encoding sugar phosphate isomerase/epimerase: MQYSVSIYSYGTYRAEDKLGLEGIIRKTKELGFDGIDFTGYSPDTENVMGIAQRARELCGELGLAINNVCFAADFLNGSNGVLKDEIERVKKCVDIAEAFGVKLMRHDPGHAYPVSVKTGRSFDCAIPRLAEGCREVTKYAEQKGIETCIENHGQFAQDAERVEKLINEVDSPNFGALVDIGNFMCADQDPAKAVGILAPYAKYAHAKDFYFKEGYLDNPGEGWFMSRAGNYLKGAIIGHGAVPVRQCINILKKAGYDKGFSIEFEGKEDNIEGIRIGLANLRRFCEDKI
- the scfB gene encoding thioether cross-link-forming SCIFF peptide maturase, translating into MIHKYKLNGYNIVIDTNSNGIHLVGDAVYDMVDKLCPPLKSACPEELFGLPYSREEIEEAYSDILELWNNGLLYAPKIEVGDLYHGKIPIKSMCLHISHDCNMRCEYCFASAGDYGRDRSLMSLEVGKKAIDFLLEKSLHIKNLELDFFGGEPLMNFEVVKQLVKYGREEEKKRGKHIRFTMTTNGALLDDEAIDFINAEMHNVVLSIDGRKEVNDKMRPFEDGSGSYDVILPKYKKLVEKRTTGSYYVRGTFTHDNLDFSKDVLHLADCGFDEISVEPVVLEADNKYALREEDIPVIFEEYEKLAKAIIERDKSGKHFNFFHFMIDLENGPCVYKRCKGCGSGSEYVAVTPNGDIYPCHQFVGDTSFKIGSIFDEEYNYDIQKTFALSTIDSNPECDKCWAKYFCGGGCAANNSKFNKNIKIPYKMGCELERKRVECAIMIKAAQASQ
- the scfA gene encoding six-cysteine peptide SCIFF: MKNIVTLNKNTYAQNVKTSGCGECQASCQSACKTSCTVANQKCEKKDNK
- a CDS encoding NYN domain-containing protein → MDFEHWYISMENIHKSRPDIKAWHDDLMKNYNVRSIVFFADFSNVKLKNEISNIRKITNSIIDTQNNGHYKKDYTDFIMLDHIYQNAVDNSDIDAHIIFTGDGHFSSVANFLKNKMRKKVIVYGVSGAFSTRLKDAASKSVELPFPESKNKYYKMIVENFRFIGTQKNKRIIPTFMSTAERLSVQNNVSPDEVKKALSEMIDAGYIHKKDKKLARGQNVKILVADWKKINKDKIG
- a CDS encoding Gfo/Idh/MocA family oxidoreductase, giving the protein MADNDILNKFKSNQEEKVVDTSKKLKVGIIGTGWIAEAHISSYKKCPDIEIVAGADLVPGKAEAFFKKHGVEGVRCYNSDVEMLDAEKLDAVSICTYNCQHAPCTIHALEKGVNVLLEKPMCVTLDEAIEIMKAEKKSGKILSIGFQPRLDANMKKIKEIVDSGELGQIYYIQTGGGRRRGIPTPFGTTFIEKSTGGIGALGDIGCYSLDMVLNAVGYPKPLTVSGYKSAFFGTQPSYYPTHPEYAEKFGVDDFAAGFVRLEGGIILDFRISWAMNMDTAGDTLILGTKGGLRIPSTECWNGSVGGPMKIYKEIAGSQVEITVPIINDNTSLFDKKIRSFLDAVKEGSPAPIPSSQIVINQAILDGIVRSSELGKEIEIQIPTL